One Setaria italica strain Yugu1 chromosome I, Setaria_italica_v2.0, whole genome shotgun sequence DNA window includes the following coding sequences:
- the LOC101765570 gene encoding uncharacterized protein LOC101765570 — MDKAIMSNQAGKVLKKGKKKQAKDELDRQKQAEKKRRRLEKALANSAAIISELEKKKQKKKEEQQRLDEEGAAIAEAVALHVLIGEDSDEPCHLMLNKHRRCNHWDPSAGFEFTVDAQATDIYPSDGLICASHATFAPKGRWADWGIGQPMPSWGEVRDLQGPYYQGTFHQSVNCPGFIAAQAVSSLKIREDSSEITSPSQGAAAATVVNRMLGGTNRLNLYREI; from the coding sequence ATGGACAAGGCTATCATGAGCAATCAGGCAGGCAAAGTcttgaagaaaggaaaaaagaaacaggCCAAGGATGAACTGGATCGCCAGAAGCAGGCCGAGAAGAAGAGGCGTAGGCTAGAGAAAGCGCTGGCAAACTCGGCTGCCATTATCTCAGAGCTCgaaaagaagaagcagaagaagaaagaagaacagcAAAGGCTGGACGAGGAAGGTGCTGCGATAGCTGAAGCAGTCGCTCTTCATGTTCTCATAGGTGAAGACTCCGATGAACCCTGCCACTTGATGCTAAACAAGCACAGAAGGTGCAACCATTGGGATCCCTCGGCTGGCTTTGAATTCACTGTCGATGCACAAGCCACTGATATTTATCCTTCAGATGGACTGATATGCGCCAGCCATGCCACATTTGCTCCCAAAGGGAGGTGGGCTGATTGGGGGATTGGCCAGCCAATGCCATCTTGGGGAGAAGTGAGGGACCTCCAAGGTCCGTACTATCAAGGAACATTCCATCAGTCAGTTAACTGCCCTGGTTTCATAGCAGCCCAAGCAGTGTCGTCGTTGAAGATCAGAGAAGACTCGTCAGAAATCACCTCTCCAAGCCAAGGAGCAGCGGCTGCAACTGTAGTTAACAGGATGCTTGGTGGCACCAACAGGCTCAACCTTTACAGAGAGATATAA
- the LOC101765984 gene encoding trihelix transcription factor GTL1-like has product MQSGYGGVSEFQQFIMDGGFAMSAPPPQQQPPQPAAAPELGGPFRYQPLHHHALPPQHHHHHHAPHMPPHFAHFGAAPPAQSQAGIPFTQQLLHQAAAAGHHLQLFHEQQQHHHKPPPQQPAPARWAPQHHHQQQHQQPHHHQQHHLGFDVEAVPESSGAGAGSAASGGAAPPGVPPFLAAAMNFKLAVDAGGGSGATGGTDDALNDGGGGAGGGMMLHVGGGDDEAATESRLRRWTGDEETSIKEPTWRPLDIDYLHSTSSSKRAPGKEKVATPESPAPPAAAAANYFKKGDDNAAAAAASAASAGGGNYKLFSELEAIYKPGSSGAQTGSGSGLTGDDNAILEPAMADLPGVAAADAPQLNASETSAGEDAAAVVQPPQPPADASRRKRKRRRQEQLSASASFFERLVQRLMEHQESLHRQFLDAMERRERERAARDEAWRRQEADKFAREATARAQDRASAAAREAAIINYLEKISGETIALPPASGDDTSMSQDAAAGKELVPYEGGGGGGDTLHLMSTSRWPKHEVEALIRVRTGLEGRFQEPGLKGPLWEEVSSRMAAAGYGRSAKRCKEKWENINKYFRKAKESGKKRPAHAKTCPYFDELDRLYSRTAGATGAGGSNNNAGDEAAKASSELLDAVVKYPDAHGGPPGFMFDRERQNEGNGNGGAEDGNDDDDGIAKRRAGGDDQEQEQDDEVESHGHEDEDE; this is encoded by the exons ATGCAGTCCGGCTATGGCGGCGTCTCCGAGTTCCAGCAGTTCATCATGGACGGCGGCTTCGCCAtgtccgccccgccgccgcagcagcagccgccccaGCCTGCCGCCGCCCCGGAGCTGGGCGGGCCCTTCAGGTACCAGCCGCTACACCACCACGCCCTGCCgccgcagcaccaccaccaccaccacgcgccCCACATGCCGCCGCACTTCGCTCACTtcggcgccgccccgccggcgcagTCGCAGGCCGGGATACCCTTCAcgcagcagctgctgcaccaggcggccgccgcggggcacCACCTCCAGCTCTtccacgagcagcagcagcaccaccacaaGCCCCCGCCGCAGCAGCCGGCGCCCGCGAGATGGGCtccgcagcaccaccaccagcagcagcaccagcagccgcaccaccaccagcagcaccacctGGGATTCGACGTCGAGGCCGTGCCGGAGAGCTCAGGGGCGGGCGCCGGGAGCGCGGCATCCGGCGGCGCAGCCCCTCCGGGAGTCCCCCCGTTCCTGGCAGCTGCCATGAACTTCAAGCTGGCggtcgacgccggcggcggcagcggcgccacGGGGGGCACCGACGACGCCCTCaacgacgggggcggcggcgcgggcggcggcatgATGCTCCATgtcggtggcggcgacgacgaggcggccACCGAGAGCCGGCTCCGGCGGTGGACCGGCGACGAGGAGACCTCCATCAAGGAACCCACCTG GCGGCCGCTGGACATCGACTACTTGCACAGCACGAGCAGCAGCAAGAGGGCGCCGGGGAAGGAGAAGGTAGCCACTCCAGAGTCCCCCGCGCCGCCTGCTGCCGCTGCGGCCAACTACTTCAAGAAAGGCGACGAcaatgccgctgccgccgctgcgtcTGCCGCGTCCGCGGGTGGCGGCAACTACAAGCTGTTCAGCGAGCTGGAGGCCATCTACAAGCCGGGGAGCAGCGGCGCCCAGacgggctccggctccggcctcACCGGCGACGACAATGCCATCCTGGAGCCGGCCATGGCCGACCTCCCGGGCGTGGCGGCCGCGGACGCGCCGCAGCTCAACGCATCGGAGACGTCGGCcggggaggacgcggcggcggtggtgcagcCCCCGCAGCCGCCGGCGGACGCGTCGCGGCGcaagcggaagcggcggcggcaggagcagcTGAGCGCGTCGGCGTCCTTCTTCGAGCGGCTGGTGCAGCGGCTGATGGAGCACCAGGAGAGCCTGCACCGCCAGTTCCTGGACGCCAtggagcgccgcgagcgggagcGCGCCGCCCGCGACGAGGCGTGGCGCCGGCAGGAGGCCGACAAGTTCGCCCGCGAGGCCACCGCGCGCGCGCAGgaccgcgccagcgccgccgcgcgcgaggCCGCCATCATCAACTACCTCGAGAAGATCTCCGGCGAGACCATCGCCCTCCCGCCGGCGTCCGGGGACGACACGAGCATGAGCCAGGACGCGGCGGCCGGCAAGGAGCTGGTGCCctacgagggcggcggcggcggtggcgacacgCTGCATCTGATGAGCACGTCGCGGTGGCCGAAGCACGAGGTGGAGGCGCTGATCCGGGTGCGGACGGGGCTGGAGGGGCGGTTCCAGGAGCCGGGGCTCAAGGGCCCGCTGTGGGAGGAGGTGAGCTcgcgcatggcggcggcgggctacGGCCGGAGCGCCAAGCGGTGCAAGGAGAAGTGGGAGAACATCAACAAGTACTTCCGCAAGGCCAAGGAGAGCGGCAAGAAGCGCCCGGCGCACGCCAAGACATGCCCCTACTTCGACGAGCTGGACCGCCTCTACTCGCGCACCGCCGGAGCCACCGGAGCCGGCGGCAGCAACAACAATGCCGGAGACGAGGCGGCCAAGGCGAGCTCGGAGCTGCTGGACGCCGTGGTCAAGTACCCCGACGCGCACGGCGGCCCGCCGGGGTTCATGTTCGACAGGGAGCGTCAGAACGAGGGCAATGGCAATGGCGGCGCTGAGGATgggaacgacgacgacgatggcatTGCCAAGCGAAgagccggcggcgacgatcaggagcaggagcaggacgaCGAGGTGGAGAGCCATGGgcatgaggatgaggatgagtaG